The following is a genomic window from Nicotiana tabacum cultivar K326 chromosome 3, ASM71507v2, whole genome shotgun sequence.
gaggctttatttgataagaggtatTATCGGTATTCGATTGTTTTGGGCaactgttgtgattagaagttatcgctacgagtgttggagttatgtggtatattatgtAATGGCATTTGAGTCTACTGGTATGGTTTGTttcagcttgttcgggcttattcagagtgtAGATGTGCTATTCTGATCTTGTAGATGATTTTAGAAGTAGAAGTGTGGTTCTAaagtttatgggctaggttggattgtaaaacttcagttacattgtgttatcagacctatatgagatagggtgacgtgggatcacccccgagtatgtgcatggtaaggttacacaacgATTTGATAGTTTTcgaaacaactctgggcacgtttgaggatgaacgtatgtttaagtgggggaggatgtaacgactcgaccgatcattttgagctttggaacttcgctcgccagttctcgggcatgactagcaccgtgtaatgtattatgacttttgtaaatcgtcggttttggttttcagggtaatcaaagtgaatttggaagaacaattctcagtttgaagcttaaaaatttgaaaggtttgaccaagttttgactttttagtattcgatctcggatctggatttttatgatttggttagctccgttaggcgattttggacttaggggcgcgtccggaatgtattttggaggtcctggtagatttatgcttgaattggcaaaattggaaatttggcatttttcggtcggcagtggaaattttgatatcgaggttggaatggaatttcggaaattggagtaggtccgttgtatcatttgtgacgtgtgtgcaaaatttcaggtcattcggacaaggtttgatagactttttgatcgaactcaaaattcagaagttttggaattcttaggcttgaatccgagggtgatttgatgttgtcttgagcgttccgaaggttggaacaagtttgaatgatgttatgggatgtgttggcatgtttggttgaggtcctgagggcctcgggtgagtttcgaggtggtttcggaccatttctagttGTTGGTTTTTGGAGTCAGGGGTGTATAGTGCGTTAGCATAGATCTGACCGCGTTAGCAtagagaaaatttggaaaaatggagttgtgctatgcgatcacGTAAGTCCTCTCGccatcgcatagagtaaaaactCTGCTGCACTGacctgactttggaagcttatatctcacaatctataaggaatttgaaaatgatccaaaaatgaaagttgtagctcttgatGTCTAGGTTTTAGAGAGTTAAACAAttgtaatttggagttttgtacaaaacgttatgaccattatgcTAGAGACTGTCCAGAAGAGTTGGAGAAGGCTGTTGGAAAAAtgtgttctacgcgatcgcggggaAATGGCGGTGATTGCATAGGGTAAAAGAAGGGttgaaaaattttgtgcttcgctatCACATTAGTTTGTCCGCGATAGCATAAGgtaaatgcctgggcagattataaagtactctatttcgaggatttcggttatttttgtatttttggatatatggagcttggattgaggcgatttttgaagggatttGCAGAGGattgattgaggtaagtgttcttcactcaaatttggttaaatctCATCATTatgtcttgatttttatcatttaatttgggaatttggggtgaaaattgggaaaaatggaggaaggtttggagagttgattttggggatttggatggccatttgatgtcagattttggtgaaattgatatgggtagactcttGAGCAAATGggttttctagttttgtgatttttatcagattccgagatgtgggcccaggggctgggtttggccaatttcgggattttttatataaattggatattttcgagtgggctttattcctttagcatattttgatggcgtgaatctgcttttggctagatttggagcattcgaggcCGAGTCGAGAtgcaaaggcatcacgagctagagtttggaccggattgaggtaagtaatgattgtaaatgtctgTCCTGAGgctatgaaaccccggatttaacatcgttgtgctactttgaggtgacgcacacactagatgacaagcgtggggtcgtgcaccattggggattgtgacttggtccgtcccgtacgactgttaagtcgcatatttgattaaaacttgtttgatatcattgtgttttggaaattattaccatgttttgggttgaataccatatttgggccccgtgccaactgttttggacccttatgggctttttactactattcctccaTGTTTTGACTTcttatttatactcagtcatgttgtattatattgtttttataactcagccatatttactcccttttgatattttaaatgatattttgggctgaacatcatgttttactattgcccgagtggcttgagagatttctgactgagtgaggccgagggcctgtgttgtgaggatactatgggatcgggctgcacgccgtagtaggTTTTTACTGATTCAtggttatgaggccgagggcctgatttgttacgccatgTGGTGGcttttatgaggccgagggcctatttgattatgccacaagatggcttgtaaTTGCgtttgggccataaggggcccctcccgaagtctatacacccctagtgagcgcgggtaccctgagtgagtgatatattaattatgccacgagatggcttgatattgcgcttgggctgtaaggagccccacccggagtctgtacacccctagtgagcgcgggtacctagtgtgagtgatatgatgtagcccgaggggttgttgttgtttcatattattgcccaaggggctattcttgatccatgttttgcccgaggggcggttcttgattcatgttatgcccgaggggctgattacgagtgattgtgaggtcgcccgaggggctggttctgttaaTATTATACctggggcggtttatggtacatgttttgcccgatggGCGATTTAcgattttatcatttttactcactatttcatcactcgtttgaaactattgaaggttattttaaaaggttttactgaaatcGAGCTTGATTTACGAAGAAAATAATTTCTGTACTATTTTGGAATGTACTGCATTTGCTGTAGCGTTATGACAtggcttacgtgttttcttactgctcaactttcatttacttttattacttactgagttggcttactcacattactccctacaccttgtgtgcagattcaggtatttctgaacccgataGCGAGTGTTGATTGCTCAGTAGCAGAGTCATctgagttagcaaggtagctgcccaacgttcgcagccctgctcttctccctcttctcTTCCTTAGATTACTTTTAGTAAATTTTCAGAAtcttcgttgtattcagaccttagtagatgctcgtgacttgtgacaccccgatgtcgggcttgtgtattatTTCCGCACTGTtaatttagacttacattatgaaacatttgattaattaaaggcttaaaatgaTGGTTATCAATTAAATGGTTAATTCGAGAATTATGTCGGTTGACTTAGTTTCACAAttggcgccatcatgaccgggtcggttttagggtcgtgacatactCTATAAAATTCAAATCTTAAATTCACCTCCAATCATGGTGTGTAGGTAGTTGTATACCTACAAAATGTATCCTAGCTAACATTATCAACATGAATTATAAGTTCTATGCACTAATAGCGTAAAAAAAGAGTTGCTCCATTGAATTACTTAAAAGGTAATTATAGTTAATTCTACATATATGCAAATACTAATAGGTAATCTTaaatcaaatataaatttttttaaaccATCGTGTCACCTTTATTTTGTATCAGGTAACTTGTCTTATTTTTATGACTACAAATCTAACATCATAGGAGCTTACCTCTAGATATTCTTTGAGATATAACTTAAACTCATCTAAAAGATAATATTATCTAAAATATCATAATATATTAatagtataaaatttatttacactaTTGGTGCATacttttttaaattaaaacagaCTTTCCATTTCATCAAAAACTATCTTTACAAAACCAGGTTGATGCTGACCATCAGCCTCCTAATTACAATTACAATTAGCTAAACTAATTACATTTTCACGCAAATTACAACTATTCTACGGATACTTGTTCAATCCTTGAAAAGTTGGTTGCCATTTGCTATTTGATCTTCCTTGTACATGCATGTGTAGGGAAATCTCTCTGCATATCCCATTTGCCACATATCTTCCTTTGTTGAATTTGAGGGAGTTCCTTTATCGCCAAATACAACAAACTACCATGGCAAAAGCTGCAGTAATTATAGCTAATATGCCAGTTTTCCGTTTAGCTATGTTATTGATCCATTCTATCTCTATTTGCCAGCTGCCTATTCTCCTTGTAATTCCCAGCCATTTGAGTATTTGATCCCATATTATATTTGTACGTGAGCATTCGAAAAATAGGTGACTAAATATTTCTATTCTCTTAGCACAAAAGGCACATTCCTACAACACTTGAATCCCAAACTTATGTAGTCTATCCACAATGGCTAGCCTCTGATGAATTGCCAACCGTAAATGAAACttaaatcttggatggatttatGGATACATATGTATGCTCTTCCAGCCAACCTTGGAAAATTGAGGCAGCATCTAAATATAGTCTCTCTGAATTTGAAATCTGCCTTGCTTTTCCATATCTGCTAATGCTGTAGTAAGGCTAGTCTGCATTGTGCTCAGCTGTAACAAATCTTTCTTTGCTTTTATGATCTTCCTGACCACCCAAGCTGTTGTTTTACGTGTGTTCATTGTGTCAACTTCCTTCTGCTTTATGTAATAGCAATGAGTCCATTTGATCCATAATGCATCCTTTTTCATTGTCAGTGCCCATAATTATTTCAAGGATTACCGCTTTATTCCAtagcctcatgttgataatattTAATCCCCCAGCTATTTTTGGTTAATAGACCTTGTCCCAAACTATCGGTGCTTTCCTAGATGTAGCACTTGAGCCAGTCCAAAGGAATGTTCTGCAAATTATTTCAATCATCTTCATAATCGGCAATATGAATATTTGAGCCCAGTAAGTCTGCATGCCAAAGAATACAAACTTAATGAGTTGTACTCTTCCTAGATATGATAGCATCCTAGCTGACCAACAATTAACTCTCTCAGTGATCGTTTCCACAAGTGACAAACATTGATAAATATTTAACTTCTTTGCAAACAAACATTGGTAAATATTTAACTTCTTTGCAAACAATGGAATAGGAATTGATCCCTCTGTATACCATGTTAGGTTGAGCAATGAGACTTTGATCTCCTGGTGTACTCCAGCAATATACATGGAGCTTTTGTCTGCATTTGCCTGAAGGCCAGATGCAGTAGAAAATCTTTGAAAAGTTTCCTGCATTTTGGTTACTGAGGTTATATTTTCCCTACAAAACATAAGTAAGTCGTCAGAAAAACAAATATGAGTCACTCCCAGCTTTTTACATCTTGGATGGTATTTGAATTACTTTGTGGAAGGTAGTTGATTCATCTCTCTTTGTAAATACTCTATTGCAATGAGAAATATGTAAGGAGACATGAGGTCTCTTTTTCTAATCCCTATCTTGGCCTGGAATGGTTTGGTAAGGCCACTATTAAGACCAACGAGTAAGACATTATTGAAACACACTCTATTACCCAATGGATGAACTTCTGGGGGAACCCAAGATCAGTTAGAATACAACTAAGAAACTGCCAATCCAATGAATCATAAGGCCTTTTTAATATCTACTTTCATCACACATCTGGGTGATAAACCTTTCCTATTATAGCCTTTGAACATCTCATGGCTAAATAGGATGTTATCAAAGATACTCCTTCCTTCAATGAATGCAGACTGTGACTTCCCAATGATCACCTCTATTACCTTCTTTATTTTTCTAGTCACTATCTTTGCAACAACTTTATACAATGTAGTGCAACTTGCTATAGGCCTGTAGTCTTTCACTTTAGATCGAGTTGGGATCTTAGGAATCAGTGTAATAATAGTACAATTCCATGTTGGCATCATTCTACCTGTGTGAAAGAAATATGATACAACCTCATATATGTCATGCTTCACAATATCCCATTGCTTGGTGAAGAATTCTATAGGAAAACCATCTACACTAGGGGCTTTATCCTTTGGCATATCCCTAATTGCTTCATCAATCTCTTCATGAGTTATATCCATGATTAGTTACTGTTAATATTGTAAAGTGAGACAGTTTCCTGCCTTAATGATACTAGTATTAGGGCATGGCATTAATCCATTAGCATTTCCCATTAGCTGTGTAAAGAAATTAGTAAACTCCTTTTCCACAGCCTTTGGATCAATGATCTTCATTCCCAAATCATTGTACACAGAAGTAATATTATTCTTACTGGACCTTATTTTTAGCTGTGCATAGAAATATTTAGAGGTGGAGTCACCATAATCAATCCATGTTGCTTTAGATTTTTGCTTCAATATTCTTTCTTCTATTGTACTCCATTTCTCCAAATCACCCATATTCTGCTTCTCCTGTTCAATCAACAGCTGATTAAAGGGATCAGTGACCAGAGCTGCTTGAACACACTTCAGACTCTGCCTAATTTGAGTCGGTATTTGTTCATATCTTGCCATAGCCTTGTTAAGACCTTAGcctcattttttagcatttttagCTTCGACCATATAAGTGCCATAGGATCCTGCTCTTCTTGTTGTTGCCATACTCTATTCACCATAAGAGTGAAGTCCTT
Proteins encoded in this region:
- the LOC142175691 gene encoding uncharacterized protein LOC142175691: MQLTPLRTKGCFFTWCNKQNANDIVYSKIDLAVRNFSWTQTYGHLEADFLESGVFDHSPIVVQLWKRRTIYPKPFKLYMVTMGHKDFTLMVNRVWQQQEEQDPMALIWSKLKMLKNEAKEKQNMGDLEKWSTIEERILKQKSKATWIDYGDSTSKYFYAQLKIRSSKNNITSVYNDLGMKIIDPKAVEKEFTNFFTQLMGNANGLMPCPNTSIIKAGNCLTLQY